In the Triticum aestivum cultivar Chinese Spring chromosome 2B, IWGSC CS RefSeq v2.1, whole genome shotgun sequence genome, GACTGCGCGGCCACCACCATCCGGTGCGCCTCGAAGATCTCGCCGTCCACGTCGAAGCGCACGTCAAAGGGGGCCTTCCCGCCGGCGAGGAACCTGAGGGAGTTCTCCCCGTGgttcgacggcggtggcggcggcatctGGACGAGGCCCGGGCGGTTGATCGCGAGGCTCCTCCTCCGCGCTAGGTGGATCGTGACGGTGCAGCGCACGGTGATGGAGTCGGCGTGGATGGCGCCGAGCGCCGCGCTCTCGAGCTGCTCCCGGGTGATGTAGCGGCGGATGCCCCAGCTGTTGCAGAAGGTGTCGTACTTGCAGGCCCGATCGGATCGGCGCGTGTGGCGGACGTCGCCGTTGGGGCCGAGGAGCTGGAACGTGAACTCGGCGCGCACGGGGCGGAACTGCGGCTTGTAGAGCGTCTGCGCGTAGAAGGCGATCCAGGCGCCGTCGGCCGTGCTGTAGCCGTCCGGGTAGAAGCGGATGTACCACCGGCGGCCGTCGACGGAGAAGTACTGCGACAGGATCGACTTGCCCACGCCCATGCCCTTGGTGCGGCTGTACTCGCGGATCGTGAACTCGTGGGTGCCGGATATCTTGGGCACCTCGCTGATGGACCCCGTCACCGCCGTGGTGtcgccgccgtcggcgacggaAGGGCCGACGCCCATATCGAACGGATCTGTCTAGGGTTTAGAAAAGGCTGTTGAGGTTTTGATCAGATTAGATTAGGAGGTTGTTAACTAAGGGTTGAGTATATAAGAGGGCCCAGGTGATTAATCTAATTCGGGTGGGTCTCTAACTCGTACCGTACTACGCAATAATCACGTTACAATTTCTTTTAGTGGATAAATCACGTTACAACTTCGCTTGCGTTCGGTTGGTCTCCTACGTAAATCAGGAGCCGTGTATGCGATCGCCGTGTATGCATGTACCTGTTTTCCAGTTTAAATAAAAAATTATTAAAAGCCTATATCACATGCATCAAGTCTTTACTCTTTTTTTTTGTGTGCATCAAGTCTTTACgtgaattattattttttaaagtctTTACGTGAATCTCCTAAAAAGAGTGTTTACGTGACTGAGGAAAAAGTCTAAAAAAACCTAAAACTTATAAtcgaaagctaaatcaaaccctgaacttCTAATAATCCTTGAAATCAGCACATCGAATTCTCTAATCCCGATCTATTTTGAACCTTAGCCTGTTTTCAATGGGATTGTCGGCAGGTCCCGGTCTATTTTGAACCTTAGAGCATCTTCAATGGCTGCACAAAAATATTGCGCACAATAAAAGTTATAGCGCGGCACTGTAGCGCTTTTAATGCGCCGGGACCAACATTGCTTTAGTAGACGCCCAAAAACGCGCGCTCAAAAAGCACACTGTGCAAATTGTGAAGTGCACGCAATCCGAAGCCCAAAATATGCTGCACGCGATAGTGTTTTTCAGCGCGTGCCCAAAAACTTTTAGCCCTACAGTTTCTGCTAGAGTTGTGTGGCGCCTGAAAAAATGACTTTTTAATACGCGGAGCTTTTTTTGGGCGCCTATTGGAAATGCTTTTAGCCTGTTTTCAATGGGATTGTCGGCAGGTCTGGAGACTCAAGGGAGTGtcgaacttgggtgctggtgcatcaGAAACACTCCTGCTAGCCAACCTAACCAATGACATTTAGTGACAAATGAGAAGCACGAAATTATTTAATCACATACCATAACATTGACATCGGGTGAAAACATTTTTGAATTTTCTTTCCAAACTTTTTCTTGAAAATTGTCAAAGAAAACTGgaacgaacattttttcaaaatacaatttttttaaaaacaaGAACTATTTTCTAAAGCTGAACATTTTTGAAAGTGTGAACAGTTTTTGAAAAAAAAGAACATATTTTTAAAAGCTCCAAGAATTTTTGAAACCTGGGGAAAAAAATTAAAGTATGCTTTTTTTTCAaacaagatttttttttgaaacgtacaaaattttatataaaaatgggaacaaattttgaaaccttTAAAAATAAAGTGCGAGCACTCTCTATTTTGTTAAAAATTGGAAgaaattttcaaatatttgttcaggtttcaaaattttgttcaggtttaaaaaaatcagttttttcaaaaatttctttcacTTTCAATTTTTTTGGTTATTTAAAAAGGGTTCATGCTTTCAAAATTTGTTTATGTTTTTCAAAAAAATCGTAAtacccaaaaatcctgaaaatgtTTGGATTTTAAAATATTGTTGACAATTTTCAAGAAAATGTTTCGTAAAATTTCCTAGGTGTTTCCATATCTCGACGCTGCGATGTGTTAAATAGAGTCGCTCTTCACTGTCatcttaagtactccctccgtcccaaaattcttgacaagaattttgggatggagggagtagcttttaggGGGAGTGGCAAACAACATGAGAATTGCACCGCCAGGTCGCAAGTTCGACACAGTGTACCCTCTTTTTTTAGGCTTTTTATAAGTCGCATGTGACGGAGAAAAGGCCCAGTCGCATCCGGTCGCAGCCAAATCCCTGCCAGGTCCATGCTTCGCGCAttgtgggccggcccagttgcgtGCGATAGCAACCAAATCGCGGGTTTGAGCTGCCACTTTCACAATCCCTGTTTGACAATGcgctcaaggtttaaaatagatcGGGATCGACAAATTCGGTGTGCTGATTTCAGAGATTTCAGGGATTACAAGTTCAGGGTTCGATTTAGTTTTCGTCTACAAGTTTAAAGTTT is a window encoding:
- the LOC123042338 gene encoding BTB/POZ and MATH domain-containing protein 2-like, whose protein sequence is MGVGPSVADGGDTTAVTGSISEVPKISGTHEFTIREYSRTKGMGVGKSILSQYFSVDGRRWYIRFYPDGYSTADGAWIAFYAQTLYKPQFRPVRAEFTFQLLGPNGDVRHTRRSDRACKYDTFCNSWGIRRYITREQLESAALGAIHADSITVRCTVTIHLARRRSLAINRPGLVQMPPPPPSNHGENSLRFLAGGKAPFDVRFDVDGEIFEAHRMVVAAQSAWFESLLYGHGREAGKDVFEVGGGIVTAEAFRGVLHFIYTDELPPEAAKGRGSYDLTLRLFEAADYYLIERLKLMCACRLGDFIKDSTVDALMVIAEDYSCKDLAQACRNFAARRGLSLAAIKRRLVSSAAPATRRIMDVPAPSTSG